The Malus domestica chromosome 06, GDT2T_hap1 genome has a segment encoding these proteins:
- the LOC139196900 gene encoding uncharacterized protein, with protein sequence MKSGEGEMMKQEWPETHIPVESSKLWVRYASPPVPETLIEAGNYEQKKDACGAMGLIPEQKITAALQMLAYGASADQVDEIARMEKSTILESLMRFCGAIESIYTAEYLRKPTHMDLERLLKKAEMRVFNDVLQGKAPKLTYEVNGRMYDGPYYLADGIYVRWSTFVKTVPRPRSAKEKHFVRCQKGCRKDVERCFGILQARWAIVRGAARLFNVKSFRSIMMTCIIIHNMIVEDEYDYEAINEYEPDTMNNSRTRIYCAHDATDEPVQHEPLERDRRYNERVIQ encoded by the exons atgaagagcggagaaggagagatgatgaagcaagaatggccagagactcacattcccgtcgagtcatccaagctGTGGGTCAGATATGCAAGCCCACCCGTTCcagaaaccttgatagaagcaggcaactACGAG CAAAAGAAAGATGCTTGTGGTGCTATGGGTCTCAttcctgagcaaaaaattactgctgCGCTGCAGATGCTtgcgtatggagcatctgcagaccaagtggatgagatagcgaggatggagaaatcaaccattcttgagtccctgatgaggttttgtggagcaatcgaatctatctacaccgcagagtacctccggaAACCTACTCACATGGACTtggaaaggcttctgaagaaggccgagatgcgag tgttcaatgatgtcctgcaaggaaaggcaccaaaactCACGTATGAGGTCAACGGACGTATGtacgacgggccatactacTTAGCTGATGGCATTTACGtaaggtggtcaacatttgtcaaaacagtgccacgtccgcgaagtgcaaaggaaaaacactttgtaaGGTGTCAAAAGGGGTGCAGGAaagatgtggagcgttgtttcggTATTcttcaagctcgttgggcgatcgtcaggggtgctgccagattGTTTAATGTAAAGTCgtttcgatccatcatgatgacgtgcatcattattcacaacatgattgtggaagatgagtacgattatgaagcCATtaatgaatatgagccagacacgatgaacaattcaagaacacgtatatattgtgctcatgacgccaccgatgagcccgtgcaacatgagccattagaaagggacagacgttacaatgaaagggtcaTTCAATGA